In Janthinobacterium sp. J1-1, a single genomic region encodes these proteins:
- the folP gene encoding dihydropteroate synthase, translating into MRQYLQFGRCGFQLQEQAPGGNALVMGILNITPDSFSDAGKFQHLEFALSRAEQMILDGADILDIGGESSRPGAPPVSLADELQRVMPVLYALRDCGKPLSVDTWKPEVMREAILAGADMINDINGFRAPGAIEAVKDSDCALCIMHMQSVPETMQDRPQYDDVVREVIEFLRQRVDTMLAAGIDRERLCIDPGFGFGKTVEQNYALLRATRQLRSELGLPVLAGLSRKSMIGAVTGRPVEQRLAGSIAGAIAAVAHGAQIVRVHDVAETVDALKIWRMAH; encoded by the coding sequence ATGCGACAGTATTTACAATTTGGCCGCTGCGGCTTCCAGCTGCAGGAGCAGGCGCCGGGCGGCAACGCGCTGGTGATGGGCATCCTGAACATCACGCCCGATTCTTTTTCCGACGCCGGCAAGTTCCAGCACCTGGAGTTTGCCCTGTCGCGCGCCGAGCAGATGATACTGGATGGTGCCGACATCCTCGATATCGGCGGCGAATCGAGCCGTCCCGGCGCGCCACCGGTGTCGCTGGCCGACGAATTGCAGCGCGTGATGCCGGTGCTGTATGCGCTGCGCGACTGCGGCAAGCCCTTGTCGGTCGACACCTGGAAGCCGGAAGTGATGCGCGAAGCGATCCTGGCCGGCGCCGACATGATCAACGATATCAATGGCTTCCGCGCGCCGGGCGCCATCGAGGCCGTGAAGGACAGCGACTGCGCGCTGTGCATCATGCACATGCAAAGCGTGCCCGAAACCATGCAGGACCGGCCCCAGTACGACGACGTGGTGCGCGAAGTCATCGAGTTCCTGCGCCAGCGGGTCGACACCATGCTGGCTGCCGGCATCGACCGCGAGCGCCTGTGCATCGACCCTGGCTTTGGTTTTGGCAAGACGGTCGAGCAGAATTACGCGCTGCTGCGGGCAACCAGGCAGTTGCGAAGCGAACTGGGCTTGCCGGTACTGGCGGGCCTGTCGCGCAAATCGATGATCGGGGCCGTCACCGGCCGTCCGGTCGAACAGCGGCTGGCGGGCAGCATTGCCGGCGCCATAGCCGCAGTCGCACATGGCGCGCAAATCGTGCGCGTACATGATGTGGCAGAAACCGTCGATGCGCTGAAGATCTGGCGCATGGCACATTGA
- a CDS encoding DUF4149 domain-containing protein, which yields MLTRIRILVATLWAGSLWTIGFVVAPTLFGTLSDRVLAGNIAGSMFRAEAWLSVACAVILLALLQWAPGALEPKRRRLLGALVLSMLVCALVSHFGITPLMAELKAQAPSGIMDDAMRSRFGMLHGVSTLVFAVQSLLASVLIWKQH from the coding sequence ATGCTCACGCGCATCCGCATCCTGGTTGCCACCCTGTGGGCCGGCAGCCTGTGGACCATCGGCTTTGTCGTCGCGCCCACCTTGTTTGGCACCCTGAGCGACCGTGTATTGGCTGGCAATATTGCCGGCAGCATGTTCCGTGCCGAGGCCTGGCTGTCGGTCGCCTGCGCGGTGATCCTGCTGGCCCTGCTGCAATGGGCGCCCGGCGCGCTGGAACCCAAGCGCCGCCGCCTGCTGGGCGCGCTGGTGCTGTCGATGCTGGTGTGCGCGCTGGTCAGCCATTTCGGCATCACGCCGCTGATGGCCGAACTGAAGGCGCAGGCGCCGTCGGGCATCATGGACGACGCCATGCGCAGCCGTTTCGGCATGCTGCATGGCGTATCGACGCTGGTGTTTGCGGTGCAGAGCCTGCTGGCGAGTGTGCTGATCTGGAAACAACACTGA
- the glmM gene encoding phosphoglucosamine mutase, with protein MTRKYFGTDGIRGLVGTAPITPDFVMRLGYAAGKVLVKAQNSKVHPTVLIGKDTRISGYMLEAALEAGLAAAGVDVMLAGPVPTPAIAYLTRALRLTAGVVISASHNPYHDNGIKFFSGQGTKLPDSLEQEIEAALDQPMDCVPSEKLGRAKRLDDASGRYIEFCKSTFPNELDLHGLKIVVDCAHGAAYQIAPHVFHELGAEVIAIGNKPDGFNINAGFGATATKAMAAAVVEHGADLGIALDGDADRLIMCDATGRLYNGDELLYVMVKDRLATGPVAGAVGTLMTNMALEVLFKERGIGFARAKVGDRYVLEVMKEKGWLLGGEGSGHLLCLDKHTTGDGIVSALQVLSALKRSGQSLQQCLSELVLFPQTLINVRVAPGTDWKQNAAMVAETAKVEAELGDTGRVLIRASGTEPLIRVMVEAKDAVKAESMAKRIADKLAA; from the coding sequence ATGACACGCAAGTATTTTGGTACCGATGGCATCCGCGGCCTGGTGGGCACGGCTCCGATCACCCCCGACTTTGTCATGCGCCTGGGCTACGCGGCCGGCAAGGTGCTGGTCAAGGCACAAAACAGCAAGGTGCATCCAACCGTGCTGATCGGCAAGGACACGCGCATTTCCGGCTATATGCTGGAAGCGGCGCTCGAGGCGGGCCTGGCGGCGGCCGGCGTCGACGTGATGCTGGCCGGCCCCGTGCCCACGCCGGCGATCGCCTACCTGACGCGCGCGCTGCGCCTGACGGCCGGCGTGGTGATCTCCGCCTCGCACAATCCCTACCATGACAATGGCATCAAATTCTTTTCCGGCCAGGGCACCAAGCTGCCCGACAGCCTGGAGCAGGAAATCGAAGCGGCTCTGGACCAGCCGATGGATTGCGTGCCGTCCGAAAAACTGGGCCGCGCCAAGCGCCTGGACGACGCCTCGGGCCGCTATATCGAGTTTTGCAAGAGCACTTTCCCGAACGAGCTCGACCTGCATGGCCTGAAGATCGTCGTCGATTGCGCGCATGGGGCCGCCTATCAGATCGCGCCCCACGTATTCCATGAACTGGGCGCCGAAGTCATCGCCATCGGCAACAAGCCGGACGGCTTCAATATCAACGCCGGCTTCGGCGCCACCGCCACCAAGGCGATGGCCGCGGCCGTCGTCGAGCATGGCGCCGACCTGGGCATCGCGCTCGACGGCGACGCCGACCGTTTGATCATGTGCGACGCCACCGGCCGCCTGTATAACGGCGACGAGCTGCTGTACGTGATGGTCAAGGACCGCCTGGCCACCGGCCCGGTGGCGGGCGCCGTCGGCACGCTGATGACCAATATGGCGCTCGAAGTGCTGTTCAAGGAGCGGGGCATCGGTTTTGCGCGCGCCAAGGTGGGCGACCGCTACGTGCTGGAAGTCATGAAAGAGAAGGGCTGGCTCCTGGGCGGCGAAGGTTCCGGTCATTTGCTGTGCCTGGACAAGCACACCACCGGCGACGGCATTGTGTCGGCGCTGCAAGTGCTGTCGGCGCTCAAGCGCAGCGGCCAGAGCCTGCAACAGTGCTTGAGCGAACTGGTGCTGTTCCCGCAAACCCTGATCAATGTACGCGTGGCGCCCGGCACCGACTGGAAGCAGAACGCCGCCATGGTGGCCGAGACCGCCAAGGTGGAAGCCGAGCTGGGCGACACCGGCCGCGTGCTGATCCGCGCGTCCGGCACGGAACCGCTGATACGCGTGATGGTTGAAGCGAAGGATGCGGTCAAGGCCGAAAGCA
- a CDS encoding RlmE family RNA methyltransferase has protein sequence MAKKKLNKNWLHDHINDPYVKLAQKEGYRARAAYKLKEIDEDEKLIKPGQVIVDLGCTPGSWAQYTRRKLAGKDGGGVNGTLIGLDMLEMEPIADFHFIQGDFREARVLRQLEVVLQGRKVDLVLSDMAPNLSGIATADAARMEHLVDLAIEFSQLHLKPSGVLLVKCFKDMGFSQIVEKFRAEFKVVVQKKPKASRDKSSEIFLMGRGIKNPLKNAVEEDDSALDI, from the coding sequence ATGGCAAAGAAGAAATTAAACAAAAACTGGTTGCACGACCACATTAATGACCCTTATGTGAAGTTGGCGCAAAAAGAGGGCTACCGTGCCCGGGCCGCATACAAGCTCAAGGAAATCGATGAAGACGAGAAACTGATCAAGCCTGGCCAGGTGATTGTCGACCTCGGTTGTACCCCTGGCAGCTGGGCGCAATACACGCGCCGCAAGCTGGCCGGCAAGGATGGCGGCGGCGTCAATGGTACCCTGATCGGCCTCGACATGCTGGAGATGGAGCCGATCGCCGACTTCCATTTCATCCAGGGCGACTTCCGCGAAGCGCGCGTGCTGCGCCAGCTGGAGGTGGTGTTGCAAGGACGCAAAGTGGACCTGGTGCTGTCGGACATGGCGCCGAATCTGTCGGGCATCGCCACGGCGGACGCCGCGCGCATGGAACATCTGGTCGACCTGGCCATCGAATTTTCTCAGCTGCATTTGAAACCTTCCGGCGTGTTGCTGGTCAAGTGCTTCAAGGACATGGGTTTCAGCCAGATCGTGGAAAAATTCCGTGCTGAATTCAAGGTCGTGGTGCAAAAGAAACCAAAGGCCAGTCGCGACAAGTCGTCGGAAATCTTCCTGATGGGCCGGGGTATCAAGAATCCCCTGAAAAATGCCGTTGAAGAAGACGATTCCGCTCTTGATATTTAA
- the carB gene encoding carbamoyl-phosphate synthase large subunit has translation MPKRLDIKSILIIGAGPIVIGQACEFDYSGAQACKALREEGYKVILVNSNPATIMTDPEMADVTYIEPITWSVVERIIAKERPDAILPTMGGQTALNCALDLFNNGVLAKYNVELIGASPEAIDKAEDRSKFKDAMTKIGLGSARSGVAHSMEESWAVQRTVGFPTIIRPSFTMGGSGGGIAYNEEEFETICKRGLEASPTKELLIEESLLGWKEYEMEVVRDKADNCIIICSIENLDPMGVHTGDSITVAPAQTLTDKEYQIMRNASLAVLREIGVDTGGSNVQFSINPADGRMIVIEMNPRVSRSSALASKATGFPIAKIAAKLAVGFTLDELRNEITGGATPASFEPSIDYVVTKIPRFTFEKFPTADQHLTTQMKSVGEVMAIGRTFQESFQKALRGLEVGVDGMNEKTKDREKIEEELGEPGPERIWYVGDAFAQGFTLEEVHQLTKIDPWFLIQIKEIVDLELWLDTQKLESLDKTTLYKLKQKGFSDRRLGFLLQTTDTAVRQQRHALNIRPVYKRVDTCAAEFSTDTAYMYSTYDEECESNPTDKKKIMVLGGGPNRIGQGIEFDYCCVHAALAMREDGYETIMVNCNPETVSTDYDTSDRLYFESLTLEDVLEIVAIEKPVGVIVQYGGQTPLKLALDLEANGVPIIGTSPDMIDAAEDRERFQQMLHKLELRQPPNRTARTEADALALAQEIGYPLVVRPSYVLGGRAMEIVHEQRDLERYMREAVKVSHDSPVLLDRFLNDAIECDVDCISDGETTFIGGVMEHIEQAGVHSGDSACSLPPYSLAPDTIAELKRQTALMAKGLNVVGLMNVQFAIQKQEIDGELKDVVFVLEVNPRASRTVPFVSKATGLQLAKIAARCMVGQSLASQGITEEVVPPYYSVKEAVFPFVKFPGVDTILGPEMKSTGEVMGVGLTFGEAFVKSQLGAGVNLPKTGKVFISVKSSDKPRAVQVARDLVDSGFTVVATKGTAAVIAAAGIAVTPVNKVIEGRPHVVDMIKNHEIVLVINTVEEKRSAIVDSRAIRTSALASRVTTYTTIAGAEAAVEGIRHLDELRVYDLQGLHKTLQQA, from the coding sequence ATGCCTAAACGTTTAGATATCAAAAGTATTCTGATTATTGGCGCTGGCCCGATCGTGATCGGCCAGGCCTGCGAGTTCGACTATTCCGGCGCGCAAGCGTGCAAGGCCCTGCGCGAAGAGGGCTACAAAGTCATCCTGGTCAACAGCAACCCTGCGACCATCATGACCGATCCGGAAATGGCCGATGTCACCTATATCGAACCGATCACTTGGTCGGTGGTCGAGCGCATTATCGCCAAGGAGCGTCCTGACGCGATCCTGCCGACAATGGGCGGCCAGACCGCGCTGAATTGCGCGCTGGACCTGTTCAACAATGGCGTGCTGGCGAAATACAACGTCGAGCTGATCGGCGCATCGCCGGAAGCCATCGACAAGGCCGAAGACCGTTCCAAGTTCAAGGACGCGATGACCAAGATCGGCCTCGGTTCGGCCCGTTCCGGCGTGGCGCACTCGATGGAAGAATCGTGGGCCGTGCAGCGCACGGTCGGTTTCCCGACCATCATCCGTCCATCGTTCACCATGGGCGGTTCCGGTGGCGGCATCGCCTACAACGAAGAAGAATTCGAAACGATTTGCAAGCGCGGCCTGGAAGCCTCGCCGACCAAGGAATTGCTGATCGAAGAATCCTTGCTGGGCTGGAAAGAGTACGAGATGGAAGTGGTCCGCGACAAGGCGGACAACTGCATCATCATCTGCTCGATCGAAAACCTCGATCCGATGGGCGTGCACACGGGCGACTCGATCACGGTCGCGCCGGCACAGACCCTGACCGACAAGGAATACCAGATCATGCGCAACGCCAGCCTGGCGGTCCTGCGCGAGATCGGCGTCGACACCGGTGGCTCGAACGTGCAGTTCTCGATCAACCCGGCCGATGGCCGCATGATCGTCATCGAAATGAATCCGCGCGTGTCGCGTTCCTCGGCACTGGCGTCGAAGGCCACCGGTTTCCCGATTGCGAAGATCGCCGCCAAGCTGGCGGTCGGTTTCACGCTGGACGAATTGCGCAATGAAATCACGGGCGGCGCCACGCCGGCCTCGTTCGAACCGTCGATCGACTACGTCGTCACCAAGATTCCGCGTTTCACGTTCGAGAAATTCCCGACCGCCGACCAGCACCTGACGACGCAGATGAAGTCGGTCGGTGAAGTGATGGCGATCGGCCGCACGTTCCAGGAATCGTTCCAGAAAGCCCTGCGCGGCCTGGAAGTGGGCGTCGACGGCATGAACGAAAAGACCAAGGACCGCGAAAAGATCGAAGAAGAGCTGGGCGAGCCTGGTCCGGAACGCATCTGGTACGTGGGCGACGCGTTTGCCCAGGGCTTCACCCTGGAAGAAGTGCACCAACTGACCAAGATCGACCCGTGGTTCCTGATCCAGATCAAGGAAATCGTCGACCTGGAACTGTGGCTGGACACGCAGAAGCTGGAAAGTCTGGACAAGACCACGCTGTACAAGCTGAAACAAAAAGGCTTCTCGGACCGCCGCCTGGGCTTTTTGCTGCAGACGACCGACACCGCCGTGCGCCAGCAGCGCCATGCGTTGAACATCCGCCCTGTCTACAAGCGCGTCGACACCTGCGCGGCCGAGTTCTCGACCGACACCGCGTACATGTATTCGACCTATGACGAAGAGTGCGAATCGAATCCGACCGACAAGAAAAAGATCATGGTATTGGGCGGTGGCCCGAACCGTATCGGCCAGGGTATCGAGTTCGACTATTGCTGCGTCCATGCCGCTCTTGCCATGCGCGAAGACGGCTACGAGACCATCATGGTCAACTGCAACCCGGAAACCGTGTCGACCGACTACGATACCTCGGACCGCCTGTACTTTGAATCGCTGACGCTGGAAGACGTGCTGGAAATCGTCGCCATCGAAAAACCGGTCGGCGTGATCGTGCAGTACGGCGGCCAGACGCCATTGAAACTGGCGCTGGACCTGGAAGCGAACGGCGTGCCCATCATCGGCACCTCGCCCGACATGATCGATGCGGCCGAAGACCGCGAGCGCTTCCAGCAGATGCTGCACAAGCTGGAACTGCGCCAGCCGCCTAACCGTACCGCCCGCACCGAAGCCGACGCCCTGGCGCTGGCGCAGGAAATCGGCTACCCGCTGGTGGTGCGTCCTTCCTACGTGCTGGGCGGCCGCGCGATGGAAATCGTCCACGAGCAGCGCGACCTCGAGCGCTACATGCGCGAAGCGGTGAAGGTTTCGCACGATTCGCCGGTGCTGCTGGACCGCTTCCTGAACGACGCCATCGAGTGCGACGTCGATTGCATCTCCGACGGCGAAACCACCTTTATCGGCGGCGTGATGGAACACATCGAACAGGCGGGCGTCCACTCGGGCGACTCGGCATGCTCGCTGCCGCCATACTCGCTGGCGCCGGACACCATCGCCGAACTGAAACGCCAGACGGCGCTGATGGCCAAGGGCCTGAACGTGGTCGGCCTGATGAACGTGCAGTTCGCGATCCAGAAGCAGGAGATCGACGGCGAACTGAAAGACGTCGTGTTCGTGCTGGAAGTCAATCCGCGCGCCTCGCGCACCGTGCCTTTCGTCTCGAAAGCCACCGGCTTGCAGCTGGCGAAGATCGCCGCCCGTTGCATGGTCGGCCAGAGCCTGGCGTCGCAAGGCATCACCGAGGAAGTCGTGCCGCCGTATTACAGTGTCAAGGAAGCCGTGTTCCCGTTCGTCAAGTTCCCTGGCGTGGACACCATCCTGGGGCCGGAAATGAAGTCGACCGGCGAAGTGATGGGCGTGGGCCTGACGTTCGGCGAAGCGTTCGTGAAATCGCAGCTGGGCGCCGGCGTGAACCTGCCGAAGACCGGCAAGGTCTTCATCAGCGTGAAGTCGTCGGACAAGCCGCGCGCCGTGCAAGTGGCGCGTGACCTGGTCGACTCCGGCTTTACCGTGGTCGCCACCAAGGGCACGGCGGCCGTGATCGCGGCGGCCGGGATTGCCGTCACGCCAGTGAACAAGGTGATCGAAGGCCGTCCGCACGTGGTCGACATGATCAAGAACCACGAGATCGTGCTGGTGATCAACACGGTTGAAGAAAAACGCAGTGCCATCGTCGATTCGCGGGCCATCCGCACCTCGGCCCTGGCCTCGCGCGTGACGACCTACACCACCATCGCCGGCGCGGAAGCGGCCGTCGAAGGCATCCGTCACCTCGACGAGTTGCGCGTGTACGATCTGCAGGGCCTGCACAAGACCTTGCAACAGGCGTAA
- a CDS encoding YhbY family RNA-binding protein, translating into MLKLTPVERSALRAEAHALKPIVIIGEAGLTPAVLKEIDLGLDSHGLIKVRVFGDDREARVGMYETICGNLGAAPVQHIGKLLVIYRPKKEVVKEKISSGKGMREVTIVKASASGTKRPSVTKVMIKGNERVTEGGSIKRAKPRQKSAKKSALGSK; encoded by the coding sequence ATGCTAAAACTTACACCCGTTGAGCGCAGCGCACTGCGCGCCGAAGCACACGCGCTGAAGCCTATCGTCATTATCGGCGAAGCGGGCTTGACACCTGCTGTCCTCAAAGAGATTGACCTGGGCCTCGATTCGCACGGCCTGATTAAAGTGCGCGTGTTCGGCGACGACCGCGAAGCCCGCGTCGGAATGTACGAGACGATTTGCGGCAATCTCGGCGCCGCCCCGGTACAACACATAGGCAAACTGCTGGTAATCTACCGTCCGAAAAAAGAAGTGGTGAAGGAGAAGATCAGTTCCGGCAAGGGCATGCGCGAAGTGACCATCGTCAAAGCCAGCGCCAGCGGCACCAAGCGCCCGAGCGTGACGAAAGTCATGATCAAGGGCAATGAGCGCGTCACCGAAGGCGGTTCGATCAAGCGTGCCAAGCCGCGCCAGAAGAGCGCCAAGAAAAGCGCACTGGGCAGCAAGTAA
- the greA gene encoding transcription elongation factor GreA yields the protein MTSVPLTKFGAELLKEELHHLKTKERRIVIDAIAEARSHGDLSENAEYDAAKERQAFVEGRIAELEGKLGAAQIIDPTTLDAEGRVVFASTVNLEDLESGQKVTYQIVGLDEADLKLNKVSVTSPIARALIGKYAGDVVEVQAPSGPREYEILEVLYI from the coding sequence ATGACCTCAGTCCCATTGACCAAATTCGGCGCAGAACTCCTGAAAGAAGAGCTGCATCATTTGAAGACCAAGGAACGCCGTATCGTCATCGATGCGATCGCCGAAGCGCGCTCGCACGGCGACCTGTCGGAAAACGCCGAGTACGACGCCGCCAAGGAGCGCCAGGCTTTCGTCGAAGGCCGTATCGCCGAACTCGAAGGCAAGCTGGGCGCCGCGCAAATCATCGATCCGACCACCCTCGACGCGGAAGGCCGCGTGGTGTTCGCGTCGACCGTGAACCTGGAAGACCTGGAGTCGGGCCAGAAAGTGACCTACCAGATCGTCGGCCTCGATGAAGCCGACCTGAAGCTGAACAAGGTTTCCGTCACGTCGCCGATCGCCCGCGCGCTGATCGGCAAGTATGCCGGCGACGTGGTCGAAGTGCAGGCGCCGTCCGGCCCGCGCGAATACGAAATCCTGGAAGTACTGTACATCTGA
- the ftsH gene encoding ATP-dependent zinc metalloprotease FtsH → MNNMFSKSAIWVVVLLLLFMLFKQFDSHGATGGSKAIAYSDLLDEVKAKRVKDVVIEGSSITAKLMDDTKVRTTATSLDKGLIGDLRDNGVHFDVRPPEEPSFLQSIFVSWFPMLLLIGVWVFFMRQMQGGGKGGAFSFGKSKARMMDEASNTVTFADVAGCDEAKEEVNEVVDFLKDPSKFQKLGGRIPRGVLMVGPPGTGKTLLARAIAGEAKVPFFSISGSDFVEMFVGVGASRVRDMFENAKKHSPCIIFIDEIDAVGRHRGAGTGGGNDEREQTLNQLLVEMDGFEANSGVIVVAATNRADVLDKALLRPGRFDRQVSVGLPDIRGREQILNVHMRKVPIGTDVKADILARGTPGFSGADLANLVNEAALFAARRSKRLVEMSDFEDAKDKIYMGPERKSMIIREEERRNTAYHESGHAVVAKLLPKADPVHKVTIMPRGWALGLTWQLPEHDNLSAYKDKMLEEISILFGGRIAEEIFVGQMSTGASNDFSRATKLARSMVTRFGMSDSMGVMVYEDSENEGFFGGATKTISEATQQKVDAEIRSILDTQYALSRKLLESNRDKVEMMTKALLEWETIDAEQINDIMAGLEPRPPKVIPPRRNAGDSGAGGISPNVTAPA, encoded by the coding sequence GTGAATAACATGTTTTCCAAATCTGCCATCTGGGTCGTCGTACTGCTGCTGCTGTTCATGCTGTTCAAGCAGTTCGATAGCCATGGCGCCACGGGCGGCAGCAAGGCCATCGCTTATTCCGATTTGCTGGATGAGGTCAAAGCCAAGCGCGTCAAGGATGTCGTGATCGAAGGTTCGTCGATCACCGCCAAGCTGATGGACGATACCAAGGTGCGCACCACTGCCACCAGCCTCGACAAGGGCCTGATCGGCGACCTGCGCGACAACGGCGTGCACTTCGACGTGCGTCCGCCCGAGGAACCATCGTTCCTGCAATCGATTTTTGTCTCCTGGTTCCCGATGCTGCTGTTGATCGGCGTCTGGGTCTTCTTCATGCGCCAGATGCAGGGCGGCGGCAAGGGCGGGGCTTTCTCGTTCGGCAAGTCGAAAGCCCGCATGATGGATGAAGCGAGCAACACCGTCACCTTCGCCGACGTCGCCGGTTGCGACGAAGCGAAGGAAGAAGTCAACGAAGTGGTCGACTTCCTCAAGGATCCGAGCAAGTTCCAGAAACTGGGCGGCCGCATTCCGCGCGGCGTGCTGATGGTCGGTCCTCCGGGCACGGGTAAAACCCTGCTGGCGCGCGCGATTGCCGGCGAAGCCAAGGTGCCGTTCTTCTCGATCTCCGGTTCGGACTTCGTTGAAATGTTTGTCGGCGTCGGCGCCAGCCGTGTACGCGACATGTTTGAAAACGCCAAGAAACACTCGCCGTGCATCATCTTTATCGACGAGATCGACGCGGTCGGTCGTCACCGTGGCGCCGGCACCGGCGGCGGCAATGACGAACGCGAACAGACCCTGAACCAGTTGCTGGTCGAGATGGACGGTTTTGAGGCGAACTCCGGCGTGATCGTCGTGGCCGCCACCAACCGCGCCGACGTGCTTGATAAAGCGCTGCTGCGCCCGGGTCGTTTCGACCGCCAGGTCTCGGTCGGCTTGCCGGACATCCGCGGCCGTGAACAGATCCTCAATGTGCACATGCGCAAAGTGCCTATCGGCACCGATGTCAAGGCCGATATCCTGGCCCGCGGCACGCCTGGCTTCTCGGGCGCGGATCTGGCCAACCTGGTCAACGAAGCGGCCCTGTTCGCCGCGCGCCGCAGCAAGCGCCTGGTGGAAATGTCGGATTTCGAAGACGCGAAAGACAAGATCTACATGGGTCCCGAGCGCAAGTCGATGATCATCCGCGAGGAAGAGCGCCGCAATACGGCGTATCACGAGTCCGGTCACGCAGTCGTCGCCAAGTTGCTGCCGAAAGCCGACCCGGTCCATAAAGTGACGATCATGCCGCGCGGCTGGGCCCTGGGCCTGACCTGGCAGTTGCCGGAACACGACAATCTGTCCGCCTACAAGGACAAGATGCTGGAAGAAATTTCCATCCTGTTCGGCGGACGTATCGCGGAAGAGATTTTCGTCGGCCAGATGTCGACCGGCGCCTCGAACGACTTCTCGCGCGCCACCAAGCTGGCCCGCTCGATGGTGACCCGCTTCGGCATGTCCGACAGCATGGGCGTGATGGTCTACGAGGACAGCGAAAACGAAGGTTTCTTCGGTGGCGCCACCAAGACGATCTCGGAAGCGACCCAGCAAAAGGTCGACGCCGAAATCCGCAGCATTCTCGACACGCAATATGCACTGTCGCGCAAGCTCCTGGAAAGCAACCGTGACAAGGTCGAAATGATGACCAAGGCTCTGCTGGAATGGGAAACCATCGATGCCGAGCAGATCAACGACATCATGGCCGGCCTCGAGCCGCGTCCGCCAAAAGTCATTCCACCACGCCGCAATGCGGGTGACAGTGGCGCCGGCGGCATCTCGCCGAACGTGACGGCACCAGCCTGA